One stretch of Arachis duranensis cultivar V14167 chromosome 1, aradu.V14167.gnm2.J7QH, whole genome shotgun sequence DNA includes these proteins:
- the LOC107458428 gene encoding putative clathrin assembly protein At5g57200, producing the protein MGTFQSWRRAYGALKDSTKVGLAKVNSEYKELDIAIVKATSHVEYPPKERHVRKIFYATAAHQPRADVAYCIHTLSKRLSKTRNWIVAIKTLIVIHRILREGDPTFKEDLVNYSRRGHILQISNFKDDSSTLAWDCSAWVRTYALFLEERLECYRVLKYDIESDRLKKPTQGQGLAKVQSRTRSLPTEDLLEQLPALQQLLYRLINCRPDGGAYSNYLVQYALALVLKESFKIYCAVNDGIINLVDVFFDMQKHDARKALLIYKRAGHQCDQLANFYEYCKGLDLARNFQFPTLRQPPSTFLGTMEEYIKEAPEAGMPRKNPEPKEKEESSKEEEPETDEHEEDEEPQENEKQEEEIQEEPEPQPKELEKAEPAPLISTGDDLLGLHEINPKARELEETNALALAIVQPGGNNIPRDLALSNIGGTTGWELALVTAPSNHTSQAIDRKMAGGFDRLLLESLYEDENSRRQLQLQNAGYGYGGTAVHNPFDQYNSNQYDPFAVSNNIAPPTNVQLSLMAQQHQQQQMMFQQQQMMYPQQQQQQQQQQMMYHQNNMMMVPYQSQYPQQMQFVDSSNPFGDPLPVPTYQHTSMQGNYNLL; encoded by the exons ATGGGAACGTTTCAGAGTTGGAGAAGAGCCTACGGTGCTCTCAAGGATTCCACCAAGGTTGGCTTAGCCAAGGTCAATAGCGAATACAAG GAATTGGATATTGCAATTGTAAAAGCTACCAGTCACGTAGAATATCCTCCCAAGGAACGTCATGTTCGAA AAATATTCTATGCCACAGCAGCACATCAACCACGGGCAGATGTGGCATACTGCATACACACACTCTCCAAGAGACTTTCCAAGACAAGAAATTGGATA GTTGCCATAAAGACATTGATAGTTATCCATAGGATTTTGAGAGAGGGTGATCCTACTTTCAAAGAAGACCTTGTCAACTATTCAAGAAGGGGACACATTCTCCAAATATCCAATTTCAAAGATGACTCAAGCACCCTAG CTTGGGACTGTTCTGCATGGGTTAGAACCTATGCACTGTTTTTAGAAGAAAGGCTTGAATGTTATAGAGTCCTTAAGTATGACATAGAGTCAGATCGTTTAAAAAAACCGACACAAGGGCAGGGTTTAGCTAAG GTACAAAGCAGAACACGGTCATTGCCTACTGAAGATCTATTGGAGCAACTGCCTGCACTGCAGCAACTTCTATACCGCCTTATTAATTGTCGG CCTGATGGAGGAGCTTACAGCAATTACCTAGTGCAATATGCTTTGGCCCTGGTATTGAAAGAGAGCTTCAAAATATATTGTGCAGTCAATGATGGAATCATCAATCTTGTGGATGTG TTCTTTGATATGCAAAAACATGATGCCAGGAAGGCTTTGCTTATTTACAAGAGAGCTGGCCATCAG TGCGATCAACTTGCTAATTTCTATGAATACTGCAAGGGCTTGGATCTTGCTAGGAACTTCCAATTCCCAACTCTGAGACAG CCACCTTCCACTTTTCTTGGTACAATGGAAGAGTACATCAAGGAAGCACCAGAGGCAGGCATGCCTAGAAAGAACCCG GAGCCTAAGGAAaaggaggaatcatccaaagaagaagaaccagaAACCGACGAGCACGAAGAGGACGAAGAGCCTCAAGAAAATgagaaacaagaagaagaaatccaGGAAGAACCTGAACCACAACCCAAGGAACTAGAGAAGGCCGAACCTGCTCCTCTGATATCAACTGGTGATGATTTGCTG GGTCTACATGAAATAAATCCAAAAGCTAGAGAACTAGAGGAGACCAATGCTTTGGCACTTGCAATTGTACAACCTGGTG GAAACAACATTCCGAGGGATCTTGCATTGAGTAACATTGGTGGGACTACAGGTTGGGAACTTGCACTGGTTACGGCACCAAGTAACCATACCAGCCAAGCAATAGACCGAAAAATG GCTGGTGGATTTGATAGGCTACTACTAGAAAGCTTGTATGAAGATGAAAACTCCAGAAGACAACTTCAGCTCCAAAATGCAGGTTATGGATACGGAGGAACAGCTGTTCATAATCCATTTGATCAATATAATAGTAATCAGTATGATCCATTTGCAGTGTCCAACAACATAGCACCTCCAACCAATGTGCAATTGTCATTGATGGCTCAGCAACATCAACAGCAGCAAATGATGTTCCAACAGCAACAAATGATGTatccacaacaacaacaacaacaacagcaacaacaaatgATGTACCATCAAAATAACATGATGATGGTCCCATATCAGTCTCAATACCCTCAACAGATGCAATTTGTGGACTCTTCTAATCCATTTGGAGATCCCTTACCAGTTCCCACCTATCAACACACTTCCATGCAAGGAAATTACAATTTGTTGTAG
- the LOC107496276 gene encoding uncharacterized protein LOC107496276 encodes MARFIGRTLLRQATGAHSLKDGSSAPRVAVTHQRHRSSQATKLKPQSSKKEKEGEEYDVALKLLDDHIHRILVKKATPDWLPFLPGSSFWVPPAPSASNVATFVHNFTNHLTNQHLQQKQLQKQPLSVSTIRGWPSSQHFFVQENASPHGGDTGLELNSPETMDMSVQVKVLTFPENITLSEDEEG; translated from the exons ATGGCAAGGTTCATCGGCAGGACGCTCCTCCGTCAAGCCACCGGCGCCCACTCCCTGAAAGACGGCAGCTCCGCCCCCCGCGTGGCGGTGACTCACCAGCGGCACCGATCGTCCCAAGCCACGAAATTGAAACCCCAATCAtcgaagaaggagaaagagggaGAGGAATACGATGTGGCTCTGAAGCTTCTAGACGATCACATACACCGGATTCTGGTGAAGAAGGCAACGCCCGATTGGCTCCCTTTTCTTCCGGGATCCTCGTTTTGGGTCCCACCGGCGCCTTCAGCTTCCAACGTCGCAACGTTCGTTCACAATTTCACCAACCACCTCACCAATCAGCATCTTCAGCAGAAGCAGCTTCAGAAGCAGCCTCTTTCCGTCTCCACCATCCGTGGTTGGCCCTCCTCTCAGCATTTCTTCGTTCAAG AGAATGCATCTCCTCATGGTGGGGATACTGGGTTGGAGTTGAATAGCCCGGAAACCATGGACATGTCAGTGCAAGTCAAGGTTCTCACATTTCCGGAGAACATAACTCTCTCAGAAGATGAGGAAGGTTGA